Proteins from a single region of Paenibacillus sp. BIHB 4019:
- a CDS encoding tetratricopeptide repeat protein, producing MKGKKRAATAEPKTKIIPIQWDATFFFERAVRSLDRYHYDKALKYFRRAVEYEPENPVNHCNMAGILSEMGNYEESNKILHWIVDELDPTMTECHFYMANNYANMEQYEAAEGALVQYLEEDADGQYLDEAEEMMELLDYELERPTRVTSIKAREGLFEHDQARTLLEEGKFTEAVRLLEDIIAAQPEFLAARNNLALAYYYMGLFDKAMETIHEALHIDAGNLHALCNLAIFYQHAEDEKSLAPLVELLRKTAPFHEEHVFKLATTMGILGEHEAAYRHFLRLLKDPDLNQDPCLYHYAAVAACNIGRFHEAERLWRQTAKLDPKSNIPRYYMEQLELVKQGQHKSAVSYHYHLPFEEQFKLWENSSDGLPDHLKRDPLVRSSFFWALRHGDRNTKLQVIQALGMIADNEVKDALRAFLIEPGEDDYLKRIAIFVLRTIDVQEPLQAILEGKETVIEPNRVPSRLPVWEAKWQEVVEAALSRMNKRYDLIQQHDLMTLWVEFLSRVYPDVPKLSKVEGWAAALEYLTAKMHRRTISYHEVSVRYGTSIATVSKNAKRIDQVCGIKEKMRSINSVFAPDEPLE from the coding sequence ATGAAGGGAAAGAAACGCGCGGCCACAGCTGAGCCAAAAACGAAAATCATACCTATTCAGTGGGATGCCACATTCTTTTTCGAACGGGCTGTCCGCTCATTGGACCGATACCACTATGACAAGGCACTTAAATATTTTCGCCGTGCTGTGGAATATGAGCCGGAAAATCCGGTTAACCATTGTAATATGGCTGGCATTTTATCGGAAATGGGCAATTATGAGGAATCCAATAAAATTTTGCATTGGATCGTCGATGAGCTTGATCCTACGATGACGGAATGCCATTTTTATATGGCGAACAACTATGCCAATATGGAACAATATGAAGCCGCTGAAGGGGCTTTGGTGCAATATCTCGAAGAGGATGCGGATGGGCAGTACCTCGATGAGGCGGAAGAAATGATGGAATTGCTCGATTATGAGCTGGAGCGTCCAACGCGGGTAACGAGCATTAAGGCGCGTGAAGGCCTGTTTGAGCATGATCAGGCACGCACGCTGCTGGAGGAAGGCAAGTTTACCGAGGCGGTTCGCCTGCTGGAGGACATTATTGCGGCACAGCCGGAGTTTCTGGCCGCACGCAACAATTTGGCGCTCGCTTATTATTATATGGGTCTGTTCGATAAGGCGATGGAAACGATTCATGAGGCGCTGCATATTGATGCGGGCAACCTGCATGCCTTGTGCAATTTGGCCATCTTTTATCAGCATGCGGAGGACGAGAAAAGTTTGGCTCCGCTGGTGGAGCTTCTGCGCAAGACGGCACCTTTTCATGAGGAGCATGTGTTTAAGCTGGCTACGACGATGGGCATTCTTGGCGAGCATGAGGCGGCTTACCGCCACTTCCTTCGTTTGCTGAAGGACCCTGATTTAAATCAGGATCCATGCCTGTACCATTACGCGGCTGTAGCGGCTTGCAATATCGGGCGGTTCCATGAAGCCGAGCGATTGTGGCGGCAGACAGCGAAGCTTGATCCAAAGTCGAATATCCCCCGTTATTATATGGAGCAACTGGAGCTGGTGAAGCAAGGGCAGCATAAATCAGCAGTCAGCTACCATTATCATTTGCCGTTTGAGGAGCAGTTCAAGCTTTGGGAAAACTCCTCGGATGGATTGCCTGATCATTTGAAGCGCGATCCGCTCGTCCGCTCCTCCTTCTTCTGGGCGCTGCGCCACGGCGATCGGAACACGAAGCTGCAAGTTATTCAGGCGCTCGGCATGATTGCCGACAATGAAGTGAAGGATGCGCTAAGAGCGTTTCTAATCGAACCGGGCGAAGACGATTATTTGAAGCGGATTGCGATTTTCGTCCTGCGCACCATTGATGTACAGGAGCCTCTGCAGGCGATTTTGGAAGGCAAGGAGACGGTCATTGAACCGAATCGTGTTCCTTCTCGTCTGCCTGTGTGGGAAGCCAAATGGCAGGAAGTAGTAGAAGCTGCGTTATCGCGAATGAACAAACGTTATGATCTGATCCAGCAGCATGATCTGATGACGCTGTGGGTCGAGTTTCTCAGCCGGGTTTATCCGGACGTTCCGAAGCTGAGCAAGGTCGAAGGCTGGGCCGCAGCACTGGAATATTTGACGGCGAAGATGCATCGGCGCACGATTTCGTATCATGAGGTATCCGTTCGTTATGGCACTTCCATTGCAACGGTCAGCAAAAATGCGAAGCGGATCGATCAAGTGTGCGGCATTAAGGAAAAGATGCGTTCGATTAATTCGGTATTTGCGCCAGATGAGCCGCTGGAATAG
- a CDS encoding ribose-phosphate pyrophosphokinase, translating into MLSDKLRIFSGSSNPELAQKIASDLGLTLGAIKMSRFKSGEIYVHYEETIRNCDVFLVQSFSHPINEYFVELLVMIDAAKRASAKTINIIMPYYGYARQERKSAPREPISAKMVADVLTTVGATRVVTIDLHAPAIQGFFNIPVDHMTALDLLSDYLKSKNIKNPVVVSPDAGRASTAEKLANYLDTSFAIMIKKRPAHNESSITHVIGDVEGQTPIIIEDLIDTGTTIVNVVESLKERGAEDVYVCATHPLFSGNAIERLDIPSIREVVVTDSILLPDNRPDRFTVLSVAPLLAEATRIIIEGGSISTLFKNAGV; encoded by the coding sequence ATGTTAAGCGACAAGTTGCGTATTTTCTCGGGATCGTCTAATCCGGAACTAGCTCAGAAGATTGCTTCGGATTTAGGATTGACGCTCGGCGCCATTAAGATGTCCAGATTCAAGAGTGGCGAAATTTATGTCCACTATGAAGAAACCATCCGGAACTGCGACGTATTTCTGGTTCAATCGTTTTCGCATCCGATCAACGAATATTTCGTGGAGCTGCTAGTTATGATCGATGCAGCGAAACGGGCTTCGGCGAAAACAATTAACATTATTATGCCGTATTACGGTTATGCCCGTCAGGAGCGTAAATCCGCGCCGCGGGAACCGATTTCCGCAAAAATGGTTGCAGACGTATTGACGACAGTTGGGGCGACCCGCGTCGTTACGATTGACTTGCATGCACCAGCAATTCAGGGCTTCTTTAATATTCCGGTCGATCATATGACAGCTCTTGATCTGCTCAGCGATTATTTGAAATCGAAAAATATTAAAAACCCAGTTGTCGTATCGCCAGATGCTGGACGCGCTTCGACTGCCGAGAAGCTTGCCAACTACTTGGACACTTCGTTCGCGATTATGATCAAGAAGCGTCCAGCACATAATGAATCATCGATTACCCATGTTATTGGTGATGTTGAAGGCCAGACACCGATTATTATCGAGGATCTGATTGATACCGGCACAACGATTGTCAATGTAGTCGAAAGCTTGAAGGAACGTGGTGCGGAAGATGTGTACGTGTGCGCTACTCACCCTCTCTTTTCCGGCAATGCTATTGAGCGTTTGGATATTCCAAGTATTAGAGAAGTAGTCGTAACCGACTCTATTCTCCTGCCTGACAACCGTCCGGACCGTTTCACGGTGCTATCGGTTGCTCCTCTGCTTGCAGAAGCGACACGCATCATTATTGAAGGCGGTTCGATCAGCACCCTGTTCAAAAATGCAGGCGTGTAG
- the hisJ gene encoding histidinol-phosphatase HisJ — protein sequence MLIDYHTHHVRCGHAVGTLEEYVQKGIELGLDQLGLSDHLPLIHVDPATYYPEMAMPMEELPRYVEECLTLKEKYKHQIDIRVGLEGDYIEGYERQIEDIIKAYPFDYVIGSVHFLGEWDITDFRQTHGWEGKNRLAVYEQYYDAVQKAAATGLYDFIGHIDVIKRFGFKPEEDVTHLENAALEAVKRHGVAIELNASGLRTPAEEMFPSRRMLEYALKLGIPITVGSDAHQPERLAQYLDQARLMLKEVGFSQLATFDRRKLVSIDF from the coding sequence ATGCTTATCGATTACCATACCCATCATGTTCGCTGCGGGCATGCAGTGGGCACGCTTGAGGAATACGTACAGAAGGGCATTGAACTGGGGCTTGACCAGCTCGGCTTGTCCGACCATTTGCCGCTTATTCATGTCGATCCGGCGACGTATTATCCAGAGATGGCCATGCCAATGGAGGAGCTGCCGCGTTATGTCGAGGAGTGTTTGACGCTCAAGGAGAAGTACAAACATCAAATCGACATACGCGTCGGGCTGGAAGGCGATTATATCGAGGGTTACGAGCGGCAAATCGAGGATATCATTAAAGCGTATCCGTTCGATTATGTCATTGGCTCGGTGCATTTTCTCGGCGAGTGGGATATTACCGATTTTCGCCAGACGCATGGCTGGGAAGGCAAAAACCGGCTGGCGGTATATGAGCAGTATTATGATGCGGTACAGAAGGCGGCGGCAACCGGGCTTTATGATTTTATCGGGCATATCGATGTAATCAAGCGTTTTGGCTTTAAGCCGGAGGAAGATGTAACGCATTTGGAAAATGCAGCGCTCGAAGCCGTCAAGCGGCATGGCGTTGCGATTGAATTGAATGCCTCGGGCTTGCGGACACCAGCGGAGGAAATGTTCCCGAGCCGCAGAATGCTGGAATATGCGCTTAAGCTGGGCATTCCAATTACGGTTGGCTCGGATGCGCATCAGCCAGAAAGACTGGCACAATACCTCGATCAAGCGCGTCTGATGTTGAAAGAAGTCGGTTTTTCGCAGCTCGCGACCTTTGATCGTCGAAAATTAGTCAGTATTGATTTTTGA
- the hisIE gene encoding bifunctional phosphoribosyl-AMP cyclohydrolase/phosphoribosyl-ATP diphosphatase HisIE, with translation MTDWIKQIKWSEDGLVPAIVQDVQSKEVLMLAYMNEDSLKLSVETGSTWFWSRSRSELWNKGATSGHTQRIESLSYDCDGDTLLVRVHQVGPACHTGSYSCFFNDIELANKAMEANSGVDSASTGAAAAEVGQGGDRFAILGSLESVIAERHAERPEGAYTTYLFDKGIDKILKKVGEEATEAIIAAKNQDNDELRSEASDLIFHLLVLLRERGLPLDDVMQELVQRHGKPASNNAMKREQSKA, from the coding sequence ATGACAGACTGGATAAAACAGATTAAGTGGAGCGAGGACGGCCTTGTGCCAGCGATCGTGCAGGATGTGCAAAGCAAGGAAGTACTGATGCTCGCTTATATGAACGAGGATTCGCTTAAGCTTTCGGTGGAGACGGGTTCGACCTGGTTCTGGAGCCGCTCGCGCAGCGAGCTGTGGAACAAGGGCGCAACGAGCGGCCATACGCAGCGTATTGAGTCCTTATCCTATGACTGTGACGGCGACACGCTGCTGGTACGCGTTCATCAAGTTGGCCCAGCTTGCCATACGGGAAGCTATAGCTGCTTTTTCAATGATATCGAGCTGGCGAATAAAGCTATGGAGGCCAATTCCGGCGTAGATTCCGCGTCAACTGGGGCAGCTGCAGCTGAAGTTGGCCAAGGCGGAGATCGCTTTGCGATTTTGGGCAGCCTGGAAAGCGTCATTGCCGAGCGCCATGCGGAGCGTCCAGAAGGTGCGTATACGACATATTTATTCGATAAAGGCATCGATAAAATTCTTAAAAAAGTTGGCGAGGAAGCAACCGAAGCGATTATCGCGGCGAAAAATCAAGACAACGACGAGCTGCGTTCTGAAGCGAGCGACTTGATTTTCCACCTGCTGGTGCTGCTCAGAGAGCGGGGCTTGCCACTGGATGATGTGATGCAGGAGCTTGTGCAGCGCCACGGCAAACCAGCCAGCAATAATGCAATGAAACGCGAGCAGTCCAAAGCCTAG
- the hisF gene encoding imidazole glycerol phosphate synthase subunit HisF, whose translation MLAKRIIPCLDVKDGRVVKGVNFVNLRDAGDPVELASTYDREGADELVFLDISASVEGRATMIEVVKRTAGEITIPFTVGGGISHVDDMKRLLRAGADKIGINTAAVKNPSLVRDGSRKFGSQCIVVAIDAKFNEAWGEWEVYTHGGRQATGIKALEWACEVEKLGAGEILLTSMDADGTKDGFDLPLTSAVSGKLGIPVIASGGAGRIEHFSDVFDQGKADAALAATIFHYKEMTIREVKDDLRQKGVEVR comes from the coding sequence ATGCTGGCAAAACGCATTATTCCATGTCTCGATGTCAAAGACGGCCGCGTCGTTAAAGGCGTAAATTTCGTTAACTTGCGCGATGCCGGCGATCCGGTCGAGCTGGCGTCTACCTATGACCGCGAGGGAGCGGATGAGCTCGTATTTCTCGATATTTCCGCCTCGGTTGAAGGCCGGGCGACGATGATCGAGGTCGTCAAACGCACGGCAGGCGAAATTACGATTCCGTTCACGGTTGGCGGCGGCATCTCGCATGTCGACGACATGAAGCGGCTGCTGCGCGCAGGCGCAGACAAGATCGGCATTAATACGGCCGCAGTCAAAAATCCTTCGCTCGTACGCGACGGCTCGCGCAAATTCGGTTCCCAGTGCATCGTTGTCGCGATAGACGCGAAATTTAACGAAGCGTGGGGCGAGTGGGAAGTATATACGCACGGCGGCCGCCAGGCGACAGGCATTAAAGCGTTGGAGTGGGCTTGTGAGGTGGAAAAGCTTGGCGCTGGCGAGATTTTGCTGACGAGCATGGATGCCGACGGAACGAAGGATGGCTTTGATCTTCCGCTGACCTCTGCTGTATCAGGCAAGCTGGGCATTCCGGTTATTGCTTCGGGCGGGGCAGGCCGAATTGAGCATTTCAGCGATGTTTTCGATCAGGGCAAGGCGGACGCTGCGCTGGCGGCGACGATTTTTCACTACAAAGAAATGACGATTCGCGAAGTGAAGGATGATTTGCGGCAGAAGGGCGTGGAAGTTAGATGA
- the hisH gene encoding imidazole glycerol phosphate synthase subunit HisH — protein sequence MIAIIDYGMGNLHSVSKAVERLGYAAVVTADPQEILAADGAILPGVGAFGDAMSNLRETKLDEVVKQFAASGKPLLGICLGMQLLFSASEEYGDNEGLGLLPGKVIRFQGDYKIPHMGWNKLSFEQEQSPLFAGLEEGHVYFVHSFHAKPEQGSDLLATTDYYQQVTAIVGRDQVYGMQFHPEKSGELGMQLLGNFLALTGSSKA from the coding sequence ATGATTGCAATCATCGATTACGGCATGGGCAATCTTCACAGCGTTAGCAAGGCGGTTGAGCGTCTTGGCTATGCTGCGGTTGTAACGGCTGATCCGCAGGAGATTTTGGCGGCGGATGGCGCGATTTTGCCAGGTGTCGGCGCCTTCGGTGATGCGATGAGCAATTTGCGCGAGACGAAGCTGGATGAGGTCGTGAAGCAATTTGCCGCCTCCGGCAAGCCGCTGCTCGGCATTTGCCTCGGCATGCAGCTGTTGTTCAGCGCGAGCGAGGAGTACGGCGATAATGAGGGCCTCGGCTTGCTGCCAGGCAAGGTCATCCGTTTCCAAGGCGATTACAAAATTCCGCATATGGGCTGGAACAAACTTAGCTTTGAGCAGGAGCAAAGCCCGCTGTTTGCGGGTTTGGAAGAGGGCCATGTATATTTCGTCCACTCCTTCCATGCGAAGCCGGAGCAAGGCAGCGATCTGCTGGCTACGACCGATTATTATCAACAGGTAACGGCAATCGTTGGGCGCGACCAAGTATACGGCATGCAGTTCCACCCGGAAAAAAGCGGCGAGCTGGGCATGCAGCTGCTTGGCAATTTCCTCGCATTGACCGGCAGCAGCAAGGCTTAG
- the hisB gene encoding imidazoleglycerol-phosphate dehydratase HisB — protein MAELTGRVSEVARKTNETDIKLAFSVDGSGTANIETDVPFLNHMLDLFTKHGQFDLTVDAKGDIEIDDHHTVEDIGICLGQTLREALGDKRGIKRYASVFVPMDEALAQVIIDVSNRPHFEYRAEYPSSQVGSFSVELVHEFLWKLALEARITLHVIVHYGQNTHHMIEAVFKALGRALDEATSIDPRVQGVPSTKGVL, from the coding sequence ATGGCGGAATTGACAGGACGCGTATCGGAAGTAGCTCGCAAAACAAATGAAACAGACATCAAGCTGGCGTTTTCGGTAGACGGAAGCGGAACGGCCAACATTGAGACGGATGTGCCTTTCCTGAACCATATGCTGGATTTGTTCACAAAGCACGGCCAGTTCGACCTGACGGTTGATGCCAAAGGCGATATTGAAATCGATGACCACCACACGGTGGAGGATATCGGCATTTGCCTCGGGCAAACGCTGCGTGAAGCACTTGGCGACAAGCGCGGCATCAAGCGTTACGCGAGCGTATTCGTGCCGATGGATGAGGCGCTGGCACAGGTTATTATCGATGTGAGCAACCGCCCGCATTTCGAATACCGTGCGGAGTATCCTTCAAGCCAAGTAGGCAGCTTCTCTGTGGAGCTGGTACACGAATTTCTATGGAAGCTGGCGCTGGAAGCGCGCATTACGCTGCATGTTATCGTACATTACGGCCAGAATACGCATCATATGATTGAAGCGGTATTCAAGGCGCTTGGCCGGGCGCTGGATGAAGCGACGAGCATTGATCCTCGCGTACAAGGAGTGCCTTCGACGAAAGGAGTGCTGTAG
- the hisD gene encoding histidinol dehydrogenase, whose protein sequence is MRIMRAEQFGLKREVEYGSPEQNEVVRTIIADVRKEGDAALLRYTAKLDRAELTAAELRVTQAEIDAAYEQVDAAFLTAIREAAVNIRSFHEKQKRNSWMDLQPDGTLLGQILRPLKRVGVYVPGGKAAYPSSVLMNVIPAQVAGVPEIVMVTPPSTGGRDGIDPGILVAAAEAGVKEMYRVGGAQAIAALAHGTETIAPVDKICGPGNIYIALAKREVFGAVDIDSIAGPSEIVVLADESADPAYIAADLLSQAEHDEMASSILVTPSEQLASAVAAEVERQLATLPRQAIARASIDSYGAVLMVDSLEAGIDVVNKLAPEHLEVLTADPMRLLGLIENAGAIFLGPYSSEPVGDYFAGPNHIIPTNGTARFSSPVNVDDFLKKSSLIYYSKEALLANGDKIMTLARQEGLEAHARAIQIRLEREGR, encoded by the coding sequence GTGAGAATTATGCGAGCGGAGCAGTTCGGTTTGAAGCGCGAGGTGGAGTACGGATCGCCGGAGCAAAATGAAGTAGTGCGGACGATTATTGCAGATGTCCGCAAAGAAGGAGATGCCGCTTTGCTGCGTTACACGGCAAAGCTGGACAGGGCTGAGCTGACGGCAGCGGAGCTGCGCGTGACGCAGGCGGAAATTGATGCGGCGTATGAGCAGGTAGACGCCGCTTTTCTGACAGCGATCCGCGAGGCCGCTGTCAACATCAGGTCTTTCCACGAGAAGCAGAAGCGCAACTCGTGGATGGATTTGCAGCCGGACGGGACGCTGCTCGGGCAAATTTTGCGCCCGCTGAAGCGGGTCGGCGTCTATGTGCCCGGAGGCAAGGCGGCGTATCCGTCGTCCGTGCTCATGAATGTCATTCCGGCCCAGGTAGCTGGCGTGCCGGAAATCGTCATGGTCACGCCGCCGTCAACTGGCGGACGGGACGGCATTGATCCAGGCATTCTCGTTGCTGCTGCTGAAGCAGGGGTCAAGGAGATGTACCGCGTAGGCGGAGCGCAGGCGATTGCCGCACTCGCCCATGGGACGGAAACGATCGCGCCCGTTGATAAAATTTGCGGGCCGGGCAATATTTATATCGCCCTGGCGAAGCGCGAAGTATTTGGCGCTGTCGATATCGACAGCATCGCAGGTCCTAGCGAAATCGTCGTGCTTGCCGACGAATCGGCTGATCCGGCTTATATCGCCGCTGATCTGCTGTCGCAGGCGGAGCATGACGAGATGGCATCGTCCATCCTCGTTACGCCTTCGGAGCAGCTCGCCAGCGCTGTAGCCGCTGAAGTGGAGCGCCAGCTCGCTACGCTGCCGCGCCAAGCAATCGCGCGGGCTTCTATCGACAGCTACGGCGCCGTACTCATGGTCGACTCGCTGGAAGCGGGCATCGATGTCGTGAACAAGCTGGCGCCTGAGCATCTGGAGGTGCTGACAGCCGATCCAATGAGGCTGCTCGGCTTGATCGAAAACGCCGGGGCAATCTTCCTCGGCCCTTACAGCTCGGAGCCGGTTGGCGATTATTTCGCTGGACCGAACCACATTATCCCGACGAATGGAACGGCGAGATTTTCCTCTCCGGTCAACGTGGATGATTTTCTAAAAAAATCAAGCTTGATTTACTATAGCAAGGAAGCGCTGCTCGCAAATGGCGACAAAATTATGACGCTGGCCCGGCAGGAAGGGCTTGAAGCCCATGCGCGGGCGATTCAAATCCGTTTGGAGCGCGAAGGGCGCTAA
- the hisG gene encoding ATP phosphoribosyltransferase, with amino-acid sequence MPKGRIYKQASKLFREAGLPIPSDFDDTRKLIIELPEAGMEFIMAKPVDVPTYVEYGVADIGIVGKDVLMEENKDVYELLDLGIAKCRMSVIGLPDWKPVINPRVATKYPNVASQYFRELGQQVEVIKLNGSIELAPLIGLADRIVDMVETGQTLRENGLVEMESIFGITSRLIANRVSYRMKNEAIQSLCDRLQETLGAKL; translated from the coding sequence ATGCCGAAAGGCCGGATTTACAAGCAGGCATCGAAGCTGTTTCGCGAAGCGGGACTGCCGATTCCAAGCGATTTTGACGATACGCGCAAGCTGATCATTGAGCTGCCGGAAGCAGGCATGGAGTTTATTATGGCAAAGCCTGTAGACGTGCCTACTTATGTGGAATATGGCGTCGCAGATATTGGAATCGTCGGCAAGGATGTGCTGATGGAGGAAAATAAAGATGTATACGAGCTGCTGGATCTTGGCATCGCCAAGTGCCGGATGTCGGTAATCGGGCTGCCCGATTGGAAGCCGGTAATAAATCCGCGGGTAGCGACGAAATATCCGAATGTGGCTTCGCAATATTTTCGCGAGTTGGGGCAGCAGGTAGAAGTGATCAAGCTGAACGGCTCAATAGAGCTTGCGCCACTTATCGGCCTCGCTGACCGCATTGTCGACATGGTCGAGACGGGACAGACGCTGCGCGAAAATGGCCTGGTCGAGATGGAGTCCATCTTCGGCATTACGAGCCGCTTGATTGCGAACCGCGTCAGCTACCGGATGAAAAACGAGGCGATTCAAAGCCTCTGCGATAGATTGCAGGAAACGCTTGGCGCAAAGCTCTAG